One genomic segment of Micromonospora sp. WMMC415 includes these proteins:
- a CDS encoding class I adenylate-forming enzyme family protein has translation MRTRGLRGVLAADELIGAGNVLARVLAHGADPDGPGLTFDTAVDGHPAETPLTLGRLDERVAARAAWLHERGIGPRDPVAVWATAAADMVLSYLALTRLGAIPALMNGRLRPEIAAEYIRRLRGVAVLADDAHTALLAGHDLGVPVLGTPADAGTGDPAAAPAHYRHHADDPVVVTHTSGTTGVPKAVLHSHASLFAATRHLLSMPQAQGTSRILNALPAPHTATVLMVNQALGNRAEMFLLSDQGGERVLDAIQRWRPDGVFGFSVTWAELARFDLSGYDLESVRLWFNTGDSSHEPHIRRLVAVGSRDVMTRAGVTRVPGSVFIDGLGSSEMGHSMFHVTHTRDTDRYGRCIGRPYHFTKVAVLDANGDPVPTGEVGWLGIDSPSLFRGYWNDSATTYRFRQRGWYLTGDLVYADADGRYYHLDRAVDSVDAGDGKRFYTALSEERILAACPDVTDCTVVIVAEDGRVVTDVLLELAAGADGAEDRTERVRAALGADVGATLRRVVPVRSDDIPVTVTGKVRKVALRERYLSEAAS, from the coding sequence ATGAGGACCAGAGGACTACGCGGCGTGCTCGCCGCCGACGAGCTGATCGGCGCGGGCAACGTCCTGGCTCGGGTGCTGGCGCACGGCGCCGACCCGGACGGGCCGGGCCTGACGTTCGACACTGCGGTGGACGGGCACCCCGCCGAGACGCCACTGACGCTGGGACGGCTCGACGAGCGGGTCGCGGCCCGCGCCGCGTGGCTGCACGAGCGCGGGATCGGCCCGCGGGATCCGGTGGCCGTGTGGGCCACCGCCGCCGCCGACATGGTGCTGAGCTACCTCGCGCTGACCCGGCTCGGCGCCATCCCGGCGCTGATGAACGGCCGGCTGCGGCCGGAGATCGCCGCCGAGTACATCCGCCGGCTGCGCGGCGTCGCGGTGCTCGCCGACGACGCGCACACCGCGCTGCTCGCCGGGCACGACCTCGGCGTGCCGGTGCTCGGTACGCCCGCCGACGCCGGCACCGGCGACCCGGCGGCGGCGCCCGCCCACTACCGGCACCATGCCGACGACCCGGTCGTCGTCACCCACACCTCCGGCACCACCGGAGTGCCGAAGGCGGTGCTGCACTCGCACGCCAGCCTGTTCGCCGCGACGCGGCACCTGCTCTCCATGCCACAGGCGCAGGGCACCAGCCGGATCCTCAACGCGCTGCCCGCCCCGCACACCGCCACCGTGCTCATGGTCAACCAGGCCCTCGGCAACCGGGCGGAGATGTTCCTCCTGTCCGACCAGGGCGGTGAGCGGGTGCTCGACGCGATCCAGCGCTGGCGCCCGGACGGAGTGTTCGGCTTCTCCGTCACATGGGCGGAGCTGGCCCGGTTCGACCTGTCCGGGTACGACCTGGAGTCGGTGCGGCTGTGGTTCAACACCGGCGACTCGTCGCACGAGCCGCACATCCGCCGCCTGGTGGCGGTCGGCTCCCGGGACGTGATGACCCGCGCGGGCGTCACCCGGGTGCCGGGGTCGGTGTTCATCGACGGCCTCGGCTCGTCCGAGATGGGGCACTCGATGTTCCACGTCACCCACACCCGCGACACCGACCGGTACGGCCGGTGCATCGGCCGCCCGTACCACTTCACGAAGGTCGCGGTGCTGGACGCGAACGGCGACCCGGTGCCCACCGGCGAGGTGGGCTGGCTGGGCATCGACTCGCCGTCGCTGTTCCGCGGCTACTGGAACGACTCGGCGACCACGTACCGGTTCCGGCAGCGCGGCTGGTACCTGACCGGCGACCTGGTGTACGCCGACGCCGACGGCCGCTACTACCACCTGGACCGCGCGGTGGACTCGGTCGACGCCGGCGACGGGAAGCGCTTCTACACCGCGCTGTCGGAGGAGCGGATCCTCGCCGCCTGCCCCGACGTCACCGACTGCACGGTGGTCATCGTCGCCGAGGACGGGCGGGTCGTCACCGACGTGCTGCTGGAACTGGCGGCCGGCGCGGACGGGGCCGAGGACCGCACCGAGCGGGTTCGGGCCGCGCTCGGCGCCGACGTCGGCGCGACCCTGCGCCGGGTGGTGCCGGTCCGCTCCGACGACATCCCGGTCACCGTCACCGGCAAGGTCCGCAAGGTCGCCCTGCGGGAGCGCTACCTCAGCGAGGCGGCCTCGTGA
- a CDS encoding acyl carrier protein yields MRTEVRAFVIEQLADMNYDVEDIDDDTTLGPSGVDLESLALADLAVRVEDRYGLKFADDESEKLALMTVGEFTTMVADRVAGATSDQS; encoded by the coding sequence ATGAGGACCGAGGTCCGCGCCTTCGTCATCGAGCAGCTCGCCGACATGAACTACGACGTGGAGGACATCGACGACGACACCACCCTCGGCCCGTCCGGGGTGGACCTGGAGTCCCTCGCCCTCGCCGACCTGGCCGTCCGGGTCGAGGACCGGTACGGGCTGAAGTTCGCCGACGACGAGTCGGAGAAGCTGGCCCTGATGACGGTCGGCGAATTCACCACGATGGTCGCCGACCGGGTCGCCGGGGCGACGAGCGACCAGTCCTGA
- a CDS encoding acyl carrier protein, producing the protein MAGQPDLGRADLVTMLAELTGRPATDVPERIGSMELAWLVHLVEQRYDRRLDLTDDQLAGIRTVDDALAVFRTSLTVAADG; encoded by the coding sequence ATGGCCGGTCAGCCCGACCTGGGGCGAGCTGACCTGGTTACCATGCTCGCCGAACTCACCGGCCGACCGGCCACCGACGTGCCCGAGCGCATCGGCTCGATGGAGCTGGCCTGGCTCGTGCACCTGGTCGAGCAGCGCTACGACCGGCGGCTCGACCTCACCGACGACCAGCTCGCCGGGATCCGCACCGTCGACGACGCCCTGGCGGTCTTCCGGACCTCCCTGACCGTCGCCGCCGATGGCTGA
- a CDS encoding beta-ketoacyl synthase chain length factor, translated as MTGATGLGAGAAPVPGGTARPAPAVRAEAAWPEPGDGAPPPLPGFVHSAFNPLVAAVADRCLTRAYGRAPAPDGERTAVVLVSATGDEASAGHVRATVAGGGRPGPLFFFQSVPNSVAGHVAARWGLGGPVVCLAPAGDRRAAGLAEADLLLHDGDADAALLVLIETASDGGADSAVAMLLGGGES; from the coding sequence ATGACCGGAGCGACCGGCCTCGGGGCCGGTGCGGCGCCGGTGCCCGGCGGGACGGCACGTCCCGCGCCGGCCGTGCGCGCCGAGGCGGCCTGGCCCGAGCCCGGGGACGGCGCGCCGCCGCCGCTGCCGGGGTTCGTCCACTCGGCGTTCAACCCGCTGGTCGCGGCCGTCGCGGACCGGTGCCTGACCCGGGCGTACGGGCGGGCACCGGCGCCGGACGGCGAGCGGACCGCGGTGGTGCTGGTCAGCGCGACCGGCGACGAGGCCAGCGCCGGTCACGTGCGCGCCACCGTGGCCGGCGGTGGGCGGCCCGGACCGTTGTTCTTCTTCCAGTCGGTGCCGAACAGCGTGGCCGGGCACGTGGCCGCCCGCTGGGGGCTGGGCGGGCCGGTGGTCTGCCTCGCGCCGGCCGGCGACCGGCGTGCCGCCGGGCTCGCCGAGGCCGACCTGCTGCTGCACGACGGCGACGCCGACGCGGCGTTGCTGGTCCTGATCGAGACGGCATCGGACGGCGGTGCGGACTCAGCCGTCGCGATGTTGCTGGGGGGAGGAGAATCATGA
- a CDS encoding antibiotic biosynthesis monooxygenase: MSEHGERRARVVFLVRVPQERTAAFLAAYEAVRHLVAGGVPGHLVDQVCRSATDPEQWLITSEWVSLADFEAWERSPEHRDLVRPMRECFTDARSLRFHIHAQTPTLASA; the protein is encoded by the coding sequence ATGAGCGAGCACGGCGAGCGTCGGGCGCGGGTGGTCTTCCTGGTGCGGGTGCCGCAGGAGCGGACGGCGGCGTTCCTGGCCGCGTACGAGGCGGTGCGGCACCTGGTCGCCGGCGGGGTGCCGGGGCACCTGGTCGACCAGGTCTGCCGGTCGGCGACCGACCCGGAGCAGTGGCTGATCACCAGCGAGTGGGTGAGCCTCGCGGACTTCGAGGCGTGGGAACGCAGCCCCGAGCACCGGGACCTGGTGCGCCCGATGCGGGAGTGCTTCACCGACGCCCGTTCGCTGCGCTTCCACATCCACGCCCAGACTCCCACCCTGGCCTCCGCCTGA
- a CDS encoding class I adenylate-forming enzyme family protein codes for MSVDPSTDDPKATDPGWVDDILFTGRPTDVCLRLPDPVDRGALRRLVTEAQGRLAAAGLRPGGAAALRMPPSLAYVVNLLAAWRSGAQAILLDHRLTDHEVGRALERLTPQVVVAPVRTGGGALRVFVDVTEGVTPYADRPAVSGHAVIQLSSGSTGPSKVIGRTAADLVAEVHRYTRIDGVALPGERIILLPSMVHVLGLVGGLLYGLHAGVELVPPERLSGDAVLAAIAADDTPATVLGVPFHIGLVASTRPDRPLPQFKRMTTGGELVPAAVARAFTDRFGVPLGNMYGMTEVGVIGTDLYGRHRPSIAPAPGIEVREVAGELWVSCPASPYVGLTDHSRWSDGWLHTRDAGTVDADTGLVTVRGRLDSQVSVGGMKVDLTEVEAAVADLPGVAAAVVVWDDGITAYVQPDGPLSEEVLDKLLAERLAGYKRPRTLRLLDQLPRTTTGKLVRSTDALRTAATP; via the coding sequence GTGAGCGTGGACCCCTCGACCGACGATCCTAAGGCGACAGACCCTGGATGGGTCGATGACATTCTGTTCACCGGTCGGCCGACCGACGTTTGTCTACGTCTGCCCGACCCCGTCGACCGGGGCGCGCTGCGTCGGCTCGTCACCGAGGCGCAGGGCCGCCTCGCCGCTGCCGGGCTGCGTCCCGGTGGCGCCGCCGCGCTGCGGATGCCGCCGTCGCTGGCGTACGTGGTGAACCTGCTCGCCGCGTGGCGCAGCGGGGCCCAGGCGATCCTGCTCGACCACCGGCTCACCGACCACGAAGTGGGCCGCGCGCTGGAGCGGCTCACCCCGCAGGTGGTCGTGGCGCCGGTCCGCACCGGCGGGGGCGCGCTGCGGGTCTTCGTCGACGTCACCGAGGGCGTCACCCCGTACGCCGACCGCCCGGCGGTCAGCGGGCACGCGGTGATCCAGCTCAGCTCCGGCTCCACCGGCCCGTCCAAGGTGATCGGCCGCACCGCCGCCGACCTGGTCGCCGAGGTGCACCGGTACACCCGCATCGACGGGGTGGCGCTGCCCGGCGAGCGGATCATCCTGCTCCCGTCGATGGTCCACGTGCTCGGACTCGTCGGCGGCCTGCTCTACGGGCTGCACGCGGGCGTCGAACTGGTCCCGCCGGAGCGGCTCAGCGGCGACGCCGTGCTCGCCGCGATCGCCGCCGACGACACCCCGGCCACCGTGCTCGGCGTGCCGTTCCACATCGGACTGGTCGCCTCCACCCGGCCGGACCGCCCACTGCCGCAGTTCAAGCGGATGACCACCGGCGGGGAACTGGTGCCGGCGGCCGTCGCCCGCGCCTTCACCGACCGGTTCGGCGTGCCGCTGGGCAACATGTACGGGATGACCGAGGTCGGCGTCATCGGCACCGACCTGTACGGGCGGCACCGGCCGTCGATCGCGCCGGCCCCCGGCATCGAGGTGCGCGAGGTGGCCGGCGAGCTGTGGGTGAGCTGCCCCGCGTCCCCGTACGTCGGGCTCACCGACCACAGCCGCTGGTCCGACGGGTGGCTGCACACCCGGGACGCCGGCACCGTCGACGCCGACACCGGCCTGGTCACCGTGCGGGGCCGGCTCGACTCGCAGGTCTCCGTCGGCGGCATGAAGGTCGACCTGACCGAGGTGGAGGCAGCCGTCGCCGACCTGCCCGGTGTCGCCGCCGCCGTGGTGGTCTGGGACGACGGCATCACCGCGTACGTGCAACCGGACGGGCCGCTGTCGGAGGAGGTGCTGGACAAGCTGCTCGCCGAGCGGCTGGCCGGCTACAAGCGCCCGCGTACCCTGCGCCTGCTCGATCAGCTGCCGCGCACCACCACCGGCAAGCTGGTCCGGTCGACGGACGCGCTGCGGACGGCGGCGACGCCGTGA
- a CDS encoding beta-ketoacyl synthase N-terminal-like domain-containing protein has translation MTARAVVTGIGVVAPSGIGADAHWRTVLAGTRRTGPITLFDPTGYPTRCGGEVPGFDAAAYADNRRLVQTDRWTHLGFAATRLALADAGLPDRAPDPYGYAVTLASSSGGNLFGQRELQRLWGGPTRTVGAYQSIAWFYAASVGQLSIHHQFKGPCGVLVAETAGGLDSLAHAARAVRRGTPVVIAGATECPLSPYALACQLASGMLSDVADPERAYRPFDAAASGYLPAEGGAVFVVEELGHALARGARVYGEVTGWGATHDAVHTGPDSAGDPAQYARAMRLALDRAGVGADAVDVVLPDALGVARYDRSEAAALRAVFADRPPPVTTAKPLTGRAHQGGAALDVATALLAFAHDTLPASAGPDDVAPGCELDFLRARRRPRSRVALVCARGFDGFNSALVLRGAAPTEGNGAGPVLGAPTEGDA, from the coding sequence GTGACCGCGCGGGCGGTGGTGACCGGGATCGGCGTGGTCGCGCCCAGCGGGATCGGCGCCGACGCGCACTGGCGAACGGTGCTCGCCGGCACCCGCCGCACCGGCCCGATCACGCTGTTCGACCCGACCGGCTACCCGACCCGGTGCGGCGGGGAGGTGCCCGGGTTCGACGCCGCCGCGTACGCCGACAACCGCCGGCTCGTCCAGACCGACCGGTGGACCCACCTGGGTTTCGCGGCGACCCGGCTCGCCCTGGCCGACGCCGGGCTGCCCGACCGGGCCCCCGACCCGTACGGCTACGCGGTCACCCTGGCCAGCTCGTCGGGCGGGAACCTGTTCGGGCAGCGGGAGCTGCAACGGCTGTGGGGCGGGCCCACCCGCACGGTCGGGGCGTACCAGTCGATCGCCTGGTTCTACGCGGCGAGCGTCGGCCAGCTCTCCATCCACCACCAGTTCAAGGGACCGTGCGGGGTGCTGGTCGCCGAGACCGCGGGCGGGCTGGACAGCCTGGCGCACGCCGCCCGGGCGGTCCGCCGGGGCACCCCGGTGGTGATCGCCGGCGCGACCGAGTGTCCGCTGAGCCCGTACGCCCTCGCCTGCCAGCTGGCGTCCGGGATGCTGAGCGACGTCGCGGACCCGGAGCGGGCCTACCGGCCGTTCGACGCCGCGGCGAGCGGCTACCTGCCGGCCGAGGGCGGCGCGGTCTTCGTGGTGGAGGAGCTGGGGCACGCGCTGGCGCGCGGCGCCCGGGTCTACGGCGAGGTGACCGGGTGGGGCGCCACCCACGACGCCGTCCACACCGGACCGGACAGCGCCGGTGACCCGGCGCAGTACGCCCGGGCGATGCGACTGGCCCTGGACCGGGCGGGTGTCGGCGCCGACGCGGTGGACGTGGTGCTGCCCGACGCGCTCGGCGTCGCCCGGTACGACCGCAGCGAGGCGGCCGCCCTGCGCGCGGTCTTCGCCGACCGGCCGCCCCCGGTCACGACGGCCAAGCCGCTGACCGGGCGGGCCCACCAGGGTGGGGCGGCGCTGGACGTGGCGACCGCGCTGCTCGCCTTCGCCCACGACACGCTGCCGGCGTCCGCCGGGCCGGACGACGTGGCGCCGGGCTGCGAGCTGGACTTCCTGCGGGCGCGCCGGCGGCCCCGCAGCCGGGTCGCGCTGGTCTGCGCGCGCGGCTTCGACGGATTCAACAGCGCGCTGGTCCTGCGCGGGGCCGCGCCGACGGAGGGGAACGGCGCTGGCCCTGTGCTGGGCGCGCCGACGGAGGGGGACGCATGA
- the hppD gene encoding 4-hydroxyphenylpyruvate dioxygenase, with product MDIRGIDHIELYVGDARQAAFYFGRAVGLHLCGQGGPETGLAGQRSLLLRHADIRMVLTSGLTAEHPASRYVQRHGDGIAVVALEVDDAVGAYAELLARGATGVLPPTTVTGADAEVVVAEVDGFGDVVHRLVERRGDRREFLPGLVEMLPPEDDAGEELLAEIDHLAVCVPAGQLAGTARRYREVFGFAEIFHEYIEVAGQAMNSTVVQSPSERVTLVLLEPDTARRAGQIDAFLDQHTGAGVQHLGLRTDDIVGAVETLRRRGVRFAGTPGSYYDALEARVGRVDAPLERLRELGVLVDRDHGGQLLQIFTESMHVRRTLFLELIERRGARTFGSGNIKALYEAKERELAAAGATPAVAAATAQGVTA from the coding sequence ATGGACATCCGTGGGATAGACCACATCGAACTCTACGTGGGGGACGCCCGGCAGGCCGCCTTCTACTTCGGCCGGGCGGTGGGGCTCCACCTCTGCGGCCAGGGCGGCCCGGAGACCGGGCTGGCCGGGCAGCGGTCGCTGCTGCTGCGGCACGCCGACATCCGGATGGTGCTCACCTCCGGGCTGACCGCCGAGCACCCGGCGTCGCGGTACGTGCAGCGGCACGGCGACGGCATCGCCGTGGTGGCGCTGGAGGTCGACGACGCCGTCGGGGCGTACGCCGAGCTGCTGGCCCGGGGCGCGACCGGCGTGCTGCCGCCGACCACCGTCACCGGCGCGGACGCCGAGGTCGTCGTCGCCGAGGTGGACGGCTTCGGCGACGTGGTGCACCGGCTGGTCGAGCGGCGCGGGGACCGGCGGGAGTTCCTGCCGGGCCTGGTCGAGATGCTGCCGCCGGAGGACGACGCCGGCGAGGAACTGCTCGCCGAGATCGACCACCTGGCGGTGTGCGTGCCGGCGGGGCAGCTCGCCGGGACGGCCCGGCGGTACCGGGAGGTGTTCGGCTTCGCCGAGATCTTCCACGAGTACATCGAGGTCGCCGGCCAGGCGATGAACTCGACGGTGGTGCAGAGCCCGTCGGAGCGGGTGACGCTGGTGCTGCTGGAACCGGACACCGCCCGGCGGGCCGGGCAGATCGACGCGTTCCTCGACCAGCACACCGGCGCCGGGGTGCAGCACCTCGGGCTGCGCACCGACGACATCGTCGGCGCGGTGGAGACGCTGCGCCGGCGCGGGGTGCGCTTCGCCGGCACCCCGGGCAGCTACTACGACGCCCTGGAGGCCCGGGTGGGCCGGGTCGACGCGCCGCTGGAGCGGCTGCGCGAACTGGGCGTGCTGGTCGACCGCGACCACGGCGGCCAACTGCTGCAGATCTTCACCGAATCCATGCACGTGCGCCGCACGCTCTTCCTCGAACTGATCGAGCGGCGCGGGGCGCGGACGTTCGGCAGCGGCAACATCAAGGCGCTCTACGAGGCCAAGGAACGGGAGCTGGCCGCGGCGGGGGCGACCCCCGCCGTCGCGGCCGCCACAGCCCAGGGGGTGACGGCATGA
- a CDS encoding 4'-phosphopantetheinyl transferase superfamily protein, which yields MSQLPVPGRDTVYVWVGGDAGGRPAPAGRLLRRAAAALLGRPEAEFVVGRRPDGGPSVRSSSAGDGGSGPVEVPASVSRTDGVVVVAVRAGGPVGVDAEWCRPLPALGLAGRWYDPAEAAWLAGRLPCGRERDFLRLWTAKEAVGKALGTGLRDGGLRRRMPAPDGAGPLLRPVPGIPTVRVGHPCAGTGLVLAVAAAGVQGPVEVVVEETVGRDGQVVGAVQRAGHGVAAVRSASVDRTSLPVVVRGS from the coding sequence GTGAGCCAGTTACCGGTGCCCGGTCGGGACACCGTGTACGTGTGGGTCGGCGGGGACGCCGGCGGTCGGCCGGCCCCCGCCGGGCGGCTGCTGCGCCGGGCCGCCGCCGCGCTGCTCGGCCGCCCCGAGGCGGAGTTCGTGGTGGGTCGCCGGCCGGACGGAGGGCCGTCGGTCCGCTCGTCGTCCGCCGGGGACGGCGGTTCCGGGCCGGTCGAGGTGCCGGCCAGCGTGAGCCGCACCGACGGGGTCGTGGTGGTCGCCGTACGGGCGGGCGGGCCGGTCGGCGTGGACGCCGAGTGGTGCCGGCCGCTGCCCGCGCTGGGCCTCGCCGGCCGCTGGTACGACCCCGCCGAGGCGGCCTGGCTCGCCGGCCGGCTCCCGTGCGGACGGGAGCGGGACTTCCTGCGGTTGTGGACCGCGAAGGAGGCCGTCGGGAAGGCGCTCGGCACCGGGCTGCGCGACGGTGGCCTGCGCCGGCGCATGCCCGCCCCCGACGGTGCCGGGCCGCTGCTGCGGCCGGTGCCGGGAATCCCCACCGTCCGGGTCGGTCATCCGTGCGCCGGCACCGGCCTCGTGCTGGCGGTCGCGGCCGCCGGCGTGCAGGGTCCGGTGGAGGTCGTCGTCGAGGAGACGGTCGGGCGGGACGGGCAGGTCGTCGGGGCGGTGCAGCGGGCCGGTCACGGCGTCGCCGCCGTCCGCAGCGCGTCCGTCGACCGGACCAGCTTGCCGGTGGTGGTGCGCGGCAGCTGA
- a CDS encoding beta-ketoacyl synthase, giving the protein MTAVITGMGLFTPVGRGVEATFDALCTGRSGLVRPPEGHPAEGSLEVAGVLPDIDPRTVSSGPDTKVLDRIVVLALLTAADALADAGIEVGRDVAPERTAVIVGGVGGMATLEAQVLARAARGRAAVNPYLLTGILPNMPSARIAIRYGIRGYSSSVGTACASGAQAVADGVRLIRAGEADVVLCGASEAPLFPTFADTFGNARALARGWDDPAAASRPFDTRRNGFVLAEGAALLVLESAEHAAARGASGYAEVAGYGVTTDAYHPTAPRPDGAGAAECMRRALAGGGVPAAQVGYVNAHGTGTKLGDVAETTALAEVFGEHGVPVSSTKALTGHLLGASGALEAAATALALGRGLLPPTWNLDDPDPACPADHIRKEPRATESGYALTNSFGFGGQNVSLLLARAARPRR; this is encoded by the coding sequence GTGACCGCGGTCATCACCGGGATGGGCCTGTTCACACCGGTGGGACGCGGCGTGGAGGCCACCTTCGACGCCCTGTGCACCGGCCGCTCCGGCCTGGTCCGGCCGCCCGAGGGGCACCCGGCGGAGGGTTCGCTGGAGGTCGCCGGGGTGCTGCCCGACATCGACCCGAGGACGGTGTCGTCCGGGCCGGACACGAAGGTGCTCGACCGGATCGTGGTGCTGGCCCTGCTCACCGCCGCCGACGCGCTCGCCGACGCCGGCATCGAGGTGGGCCGGGACGTCGCCCCGGAGCGGACGGCGGTGATCGTCGGCGGGGTCGGCGGGATGGCCACCCTGGAGGCCCAGGTGCTCGCCCGGGCCGCCCGGGGCCGGGCCGCCGTCAACCCGTACCTGCTGACCGGGATCCTGCCGAACATGCCGTCGGCGCGGATCGCCATCCGGTACGGCATCCGCGGGTACAGCTCGTCGGTCGGCACCGCCTGCGCCTCCGGCGCGCAGGCCGTCGCCGACGGGGTGCGGCTGATCCGGGCCGGCGAGGCCGACGTGGTGCTCTGCGGGGCCAGCGAGGCGCCGCTGTTCCCGACGTTCGCCGACACCTTCGGCAACGCCCGGGCGCTCGCCCGGGGCTGGGACGACCCGGCGGCCGCGAGCCGCCCGTTCGACACCCGCCGCAACGGGTTCGTGCTCGCCGAGGGGGCGGCGCTGCTGGTGCTGGAGAGCGCCGAGCACGCCGCGGCGCGCGGCGCGAGCGGGTACGCCGAGGTCGCCGGTTACGGCGTGACGACCGACGCGTACCACCCGACCGCGCCGCGGCCGGACGGCGCCGGCGCGGCGGAGTGCATGCGGCGGGCGCTGGCCGGCGGCGGGGTGCCGGCGGCGCAGGTCGGCTACGTCAACGCGCACGGCACCGGCACCAAGCTGGGCGACGTCGCCGAGACCACGGCACTGGCCGAGGTCTTCGGTGAGCACGGCGTGCCGGTCAGCTCCACCAAGGCGCTCACCGGCCATCTGCTCGGCGCCTCCGGCGCGCTGGAGGCGGCGGCCACGGCGCTGGCGCTCGGGCGGGGCCTGCTGCCGCCCACCTGGAACCTCGACGACCCGGATCCGGCCTGCCCGGCCGACCACATCCGCAAGGAGCCCCGGGCGACCGAGAGCGGGTACGCGCTCACCAACTCCTTCGGCTTCGGCGGCCAGAACGTGAGCCTCCTGCTCGCGCGGGCCGCCCGGCCGCGGCGGTGA
- a CDS encoding beta-ketoacyl synthase: MAEPAHVRITAVHATSALGRGAEAQLAGVLAGVPAFRPVRRFDTGPRRVDAAATLPDAGDLADELAEAVETACRSAGLDTGRRAGAALLLAVHGGADVPALAADLATATGFPDVRTYTTACVSATSAVADAAALIRRGDVDRAVVAAGYLVEPDQYALFDAGRALATDTAVRPFSAGRTGLLLGDGVAAVVLERADVARRPVADLLGWGRAGDAFHPCQPEPTGRGLARAVTAALNRAGLSADDIGYVNANATGTGYSDAAEAAALRAALGPAAERTPVSSTKALHGHALEASGLLELVVTVLAVRHGKLPVNAGWLGPDPDCPLDVIRDAPRPAATRYALTLNAAFGGANTALLVGAA; encoded by the coding sequence ATGGCTGAGCCGGCCCACGTCCGGATCACCGCCGTGCACGCCACCAGCGCCCTCGGCAGGGGCGCCGAAGCGCAGTTGGCCGGCGTGCTCGCGGGCGTCCCCGCGTTCCGCCCGGTACGCCGGTTCGACACCGGGCCGCGCCGGGTCGACGCCGCCGCCACGCTGCCCGACGCCGGCGACCTCGCCGACGAACTGGCCGAGGCGGTGGAGACGGCGTGCCGGTCCGCCGGGCTCGACACCGGCCGGCGTGCCGGGGCGGCCCTGCTGCTCGCGGTGCACGGCGGGGCGGACGTGCCGGCGCTTGCGGCCGACCTCGCCACCGCCACCGGGTTCCCGGACGTGCGGACGTACACCACGGCCTGCGTGTCGGCGACCAGCGCGGTGGCCGACGCGGCGGCGCTGATCCGGCGCGGCGACGTCGACCGGGCCGTGGTCGCCGCGGGCTACCTGGTCGAGCCCGACCAGTACGCGCTCTTCGACGCCGGCCGGGCCCTCGCCACCGACACGGCGGTCCGCCCGTTCAGTGCCGGACGCACCGGGCTCCTGCTCGGCGACGGCGTCGCGGCGGTCGTCCTGGAACGCGCCGACGTGGCCCGGCGACCGGTGGCGGACCTGCTCGGCTGGGGCCGCGCCGGTGACGCCTTCCACCCGTGCCAGCCGGAGCCGACCGGGCGCGGCCTGGCCCGCGCGGTCACCGCCGCGCTGAACCGGGCGGGGCTGTCGGCGGACGACATCGGATACGTCAACGCCAACGCCACCGGCACCGGCTACAGCGACGCCGCGGAGGCGGCGGCGCTGCGGGCCGCGCTGGGGCCGGCGGCGGAACGGACACCGGTCAGCTCCACCAAAGCCCTGCACGGGCACGCCCTGGAGGCCTCCGGGCTGCTGGAACTGGTGGTGACCGTGCTGGCGGTGCGGCACGGCAAGCTACCGGTCAACGCCGGCTGGCTCGGTCCCGACCCGGACTGCCCGCTGGACGTCATCCGGGACGCGCCACGCCCGGCCGCCACCCGGTACGCGCTCACCCTCAACGCCGCCTTCGGCGGCGCCAACACCGCCCTGCTGGTGGGTGCCGCATGA